From Halobacterium sp. R2-5, the proteins below share one genomic window:
- a CDS encoding cytochrome c oxidase subunit II, which translates to MEIHRFERAWLVASLALIVAFVGTIVYGAVGAGVAMVDDGGGTVDASSPTDSPDFRDPGVYRTGDGEYDVYVVARQFQFSPGSGTPIRVPEGAEVTFHVASGDVTHGFNVVGTNLNTMVIPGQVAQLTVEFGDARTYHVACHEYCGAAHHDMTGTIEVVPQEDFDAEEVSEA; encoded by the coding sequence ATGGAGATACACAGATTCGAGAGAGCCTGGCTGGTCGCGTCGCTCGCACTAATCGTCGCGTTCGTCGGAACCATCGTCTACGGCGCCGTCGGCGCTGGCGTCGCGATGGTCGACGACGGCGGCGGCACGGTCGACGCGTCGAGCCCCACGGACTCCCCGGACTTCCGCGACCCCGGCGTCTACCGGACGGGCGACGGCGAGTACGACGTCTACGTCGTCGCGCGGCAGTTCCAGTTCTCGCCCGGCAGCGGCACCCCCATCCGGGTGCCCGAGGGCGCGGAAGTCACCTTCCACGTGGCGAGCGGCGACGTGACTCACGGCTTCAACGTCGTCGGGACGAACCTCAACACGATGGTCATCCCCGGGCAGGTCGCGCAACTGACCGTCGAGTTCGGCGACGCGCGGACGTACCACGTCGCGTGCCACGAGTACTGCGGCGCCGCCCACCACGACATGACCGGCACCATCGAAGTCGTCCCACAGGAGGACTTCGACGCCGAGGAGGTGAGTGAGGCGTGA
- a CDS encoding AAA family ATPase, whose amino-acid sequence MILAVCGGKGGVGKTTTALNLAAELDAVLVDADLGMADVPAGRGPDLHDVLAGRADAVEAVRETGAIAVLPCGRTLAGARESDPMRLLDALHAVADAYGDVVVDCPAGLRADVGLPLLVADASVLVTTPDRAALADALRARSLAVELDAGLAAAAYNRADSAGDEVANALGAPVVAIPAADAVTAAVEAGQPVAAVAGESAAAARFENLAQRVRETR is encoded by the coding sequence GTGATTCTCGCGGTCTGCGGCGGGAAGGGCGGCGTCGGAAAGACGACGACCGCGCTCAATCTCGCCGCCGAGCTCGACGCGGTGCTCGTGGACGCGGACCTCGGGATGGCGGACGTGCCGGCGGGCCGCGGCCCCGACCTCCACGACGTGCTCGCGGGGCGCGCGGACGCCGTCGAGGCGGTCCGCGAGACCGGTGCGATCGCGGTGCTGCCCTGTGGTCGGACGCTCGCCGGCGCCCGGGAGAGCGACCCGATGCGGCTCCTGGACGCGCTGCATGCCGTCGCGGACGCGTACGGCGACGTGGTCGTGGACTGTCCCGCGGGTCTGCGCGCGGACGTCGGTCTGCCGCTGCTGGTCGCGGACGCGAGCGTGCTGGTGACGACGCCGGACCGCGCGGCGCTGGCGGACGCGCTTCGCGCGCGGTCGCTGGCCGTCGAACTGGACGCCGGGCTGGCAGCCGCCGCGTACAATCGCGCGGACAGCGCGGGCGACGAGGTGGCGAACGCGCTCGGCGCGCCGGTGGTCGCGATTCCGGCGGCGGACGCCGTGACGGCGGCGGTGGAAGCCGGGCAGCCGGTCGCGGCTGTCGCTGGAGAGTCGGCGGCTGCGGCGCGGTTCGAGAATCTCGCACAACGAGTTCGTGAGACGCGGTAA
- a CDS encoding sulfite exporter TauE/SafE family protein, whose protein sequence is MTGTPTAAAAAGGVTPDAGLVAFFVVGLFGGAHCLGMCGPLVTMYGDRVGGDARGPTTHELRQHALFNAGRTASYATVGAAIGAAGSLLVDAGGLLAAGGVVRGVVGVGAGVVILAAGARYATGGGVRASGASIPLVGRAFAAVTDRLHARVDDWATGPGIAALGAIHGLLPCPLLYPAFLYAFATGSPVRGGLALAALGLGTFPSLLAYGTALGAVDAGLRRRLHRGLGVAFLVAGTVPLAQGLRALGYDVPHVPLPMPPLPA, encoded by the coding sequence ATGACGGGGACACCGACAGCCGCGGCCGCCGCAGGGGGCGTGACGCCCGACGCCGGCCTCGTCGCCTTCTTCGTCGTCGGGCTGTTCGGCGGCGCGCACTGCCTCGGGATGTGCGGCCCGCTCGTGACGATGTACGGCGATCGGGTCGGCGGCGACGCCCGCGGCCCGACGACGCACGAGCTCCGCCAGCACGCGCTGTTCAACGCCGGCCGCACCGCGAGCTACGCGACAGTCGGCGCCGCGATTGGCGCCGCCGGGAGCCTCCTCGTCGACGCCGGCGGCCTGCTGGCAGCCGGCGGCGTCGTCCGCGGCGTCGTCGGCGTCGGCGCCGGCGTCGTCATCCTCGCCGCGGGCGCCCGCTACGCGACCGGGGGCGGAGTGCGCGCCTCCGGCGCGTCGATTCCCCTGGTCGGCCGCGCGTTCGCGGCGGTGACCGACCGGCTGCACGCCCGCGTCGACGACTGGGCGACCGGCCCCGGCATCGCGGCGCTCGGCGCGATACACGGTCTCCTGCCGTGTCCGCTGCTCTACCCTGCGTTCCTGTACGCGTTCGCGACCGGGTCGCCGGTCCGGGGCGGCCTCGCGCTCGCCGCGCTCGGCCTCGGGACGTTCCCGTCGCTGCTCGCGTACGGCACCGCCCTCGGGGCCGTCGACGCCGGCCTGCGCCGGCGGCTCCACCGCGGCCTCGGCGTCGCGTTCCTCGTCGCCGGTACCGTCCCGCTCGCGCAGGGGCTCCGGGCGCTCGGCTACGACGTCCCGCACGTCCCCCTCCCCATGCCGCCGCTTCCCGCCTGA
- a CDS encoding halocyanin domain-containing protein, with protein sequence MTGDVAEQSYSRRGVLRTVAGTAAAAAVGSAATGSAAAQPDFDGWFTDEAAGGAVDNYDGTVVDRTGEEEVTVTVGANGNGGTFAFEPPALRISPGTTVVFEWTSNTHNVLVESQPEDASWGGHEPIEDEGFSFTHTFETNGTYLYYCEPHLSVGMKGAIVVSEDGGGQQADAVPAEYGDWFTDAASGGAVDNYDGETADRTGEEEVTVTVGANGNGGTFAFEPPALRVSPGTTVVFEWTSNTHNVLVESQPEDASWGGHEPIEDEGFSFTHTFETPGVYLYYCEPHLSVGMKGAIVVGPAPSGAGGDEAPAGGTTAPFNPLFGLAFAGTVTLAMLLPVLAGVYRRDQPTTPAYDDGDGEPTGTPEAAIEEPVEEIGHDEYDPRGTAALVAVYFLILVAMWVFMYFVEFLGNELTVIG encoded by the coding sequence ATGACCGGGGACGTGGCCGAACAGTCGTACTCGCGGCGTGGCGTGCTCCGAACGGTCGCCGGCACCGCGGCCGCCGCGGCGGTCGGGAGCGCGGCCACGGGGTCGGCCGCGGCACAGCCCGACTTCGACGGCTGGTTCACGGACGAGGCGGCCGGCGGGGCGGTCGACAACTACGACGGCACGGTCGTCGACCGGACGGGCGAGGAGGAAGTGACGGTGACGGTCGGGGCGAACGGGAACGGCGGGACGTTCGCGTTCGAGCCGCCCGCACTCCGGATTTCTCCCGGGACGACGGTGGTCTTCGAGTGGACGTCGAACACGCACAACGTGCTCGTCGAGTCCCAGCCCGAGGACGCGTCGTGGGGCGGTCATGAGCCCATCGAGGACGAGGGGTTCTCGTTCACGCACACGTTCGAGACCAACGGCACGTACCTGTACTACTGTGAACCCCACCTGAGCGTGGGGATGAAGGGCGCTATCGTCGTCTCCGAGGACGGCGGCGGCCAGCAGGCGGACGCTGTGCCCGCGGAGTACGGCGACTGGTTCACGGACGCGGCGTCCGGCGGGGCGGTCGACAACTACGACGGCGAGACCGCAGACCGCACCGGCGAGGAGGAAGTGACGGTGACGGTCGGGGCGAACGGGAACGGCGGGACGTTCGCGTTCGAGCCGCCCGCACTCCGCGTTTCCCCGGGAACGACGGTGGTCTTCGAGTGGACGTCGAACACGCACAACGTGCTCGTCGAGTCCCAGCCCGAGGATGCGTCCTGGGGCGGTCACGAGCCCATCGAGGACGAGGGGTTCTCGTTCACGCACACGTTCGAGACCCCGGGCGTCTACCTGTACTACTGTGAGCCCCACCTGAGCGTGGGGATGAAGGGCGCCATCGTCGTCGGCCCCGCGCCGTCGGGAGCCGGCGGCGACGAAGCGCCGGCCGGCGGGACCACGGCGCCGTTCAACCCGCTGTTCGGGCTGGCGTTCGCGGGGACGGTGACGCTGGCGATGCTCCTGCCGGTGCTCGCCGGCGTCTACCGGCGCGACCAGCCCACGACCCCGGCCTACGACGACGGGGACGGAGAACCCACGGGAACGCCGGAAGCGGCGATCGAGGAGCCGGTCGAGGAGATCGGCCACGACGAGTACGACCCACGGGGGACGGCGGCGCTCGTCGCCGTCTACTTCCTGATACTCGTCGCCATGTGGGTGTTCATGTACTTCGTCGAGTTCCTCGGGAACGAACTGACGGTGATCGGGTGA
- a CDS encoding ParA family protein encodes MQPRTAALVGVAGGAGTTRIAVETAAVLARDGASVGVLDAAFATQGLAQYVDGRIDADATSLLADPDADPAAARHVLAPDAPGDVAAYPAFAPFARIAEAKTRTAAERLDDRLADLSDVHDYVLVDTPPVAANQAVAAVTSADRVAAVLPPGSRGIDSLQRARGRLADLGADFDLAIANRAEDAPPDADHAVPEHAERGIPEEPAALAGDGAFTARIAALAASLFETSLSVDADEESLLDAARQKLS; translated from the coding sequence ATGCAGCCACGAACTGCCGCGCTCGTCGGCGTCGCCGGCGGCGCCGGCACCACCCGAATCGCCGTCGAGACCGCCGCCGTGCTCGCTCGCGACGGCGCCAGCGTCGGCGTCCTCGACGCCGCGTTCGCCACGCAGGGCCTCGCACAGTACGTCGACGGCCGCATCGACGCCGACGCCACCTCGCTGCTCGCGGACCCGGACGCCGACCCGGCGGCGGCACGCCACGTCCTCGCTCCCGACGCGCCGGGCGACGTCGCCGCGTACCCCGCGTTCGCGCCGTTCGCTCGCATCGCCGAAGCGAAGACCCGGACCGCCGCTGAGCGTCTCGACGACCGGCTCGCGGACCTCTCGGACGTCCACGACTACGTGCTGGTAGATACGCCGCCGGTCGCCGCGAACCAGGCCGTCGCCGCGGTCACGAGCGCTGACCGGGTCGCCGCCGTCCTCCCGCCCGGGAGTCGAGGCATCGACAGCCTCCAGCGCGCCCGCGGGCGCCTCGCAGATCTCGGGGCGGACTTCGACCTCGCTATCGCGAACCGGGCCGAGGACGCACCGCCGGACGCCGACCACGCCGTCCCCGAACACGCCGAGCGCGGTATCCCCGAGGAGCCGGCCGCGCTCGCCGGCGACGGCGCGTTCACCGCGCGAATCGCGGCGCTCGCGGCGTCGCTGTTCGAGACGTCCCTGAGCGTCGACGCCGACGAAGAATCGCTGCTCGACGCCGCCCGCCAGAAGCTCTCCTGA
- a CDS encoding b(o/a)3-type cytochrome-c oxidase subunit 1: MTYVDEYPNAAKLVRWHFGVAFVALALGGLLGLVQALYRTDTLRSLLPIQATEYYTVLTGHGVLLALVFTTFFICGLFLWATTNSLERSLYSDRLAWAGFLSMFVGTALATVAILNGFAPGLPFESADVLYTFYAPLKAHPAFYVGAALLVVGSWVVGAVYFLTYRDWRADNPDARIPLQTFMVLTTFIMWYLSSVGVAVEVVVFLIPWSLGWIGQVDPLLTRSLFWYFGHPVVYFWLLPGYLAWYTLLPKFAGGRLFSDPLARVVFVLFVLLSTPVGFHHQYVDPGIADGFKFIAMTNTMMLLLPSLLTAFTVVASLEHGARQRGGDGYLGWLRALPWDNPAFSGTALAGLMFAAGGFSGMINAGMNINYLIHNTIWVPGHFHLTVGTAFALTAMAVSYWLVPQLTGKRLRHRTLASVQPYVWFVGMTLMSNAMHRGGLAGLPRRTAEPVGDAGAAAFDPVFGSIGEIRVQIAVGATLLVAALAMFLVVMLGTWLSRPGVARLSVNGHIPEPLSGASNSPRVLDNLWLWTGIAVVLVVLAYGLPLWSMVADGVLQPGTPPFPV; encoded by the coding sequence GTGACGTACGTCGACGAGTACCCGAACGCCGCGAAGCTCGTCCGCTGGCACTTCGGCGTCGCGTTCGTCGCGCTCGCGCTCGGCGGCCTCCTGGGGCTGGTGCAGGCGCTGTACCGCACCGACACCCTGCGCTCGCTGCTCCCCATCCAGGCGACCGAGTACTACACCGTCCTCACCGGCCACGGCGTCCTGCTCGCGCTCGTGTTCACGACGTTCTTCATCTGCGGGCTGTTCCTCTGGGCGACCACGAACAGCCTCGAACGCTCGCTGTACAGCGACCGCCTCGCCTGGGCCGGCTTCCTGTCGATGTTCGTCGGCACCGCGCTGGCGACCGTCGCCATCCTCAACGGGTTCGCGCCCGGCCTCCCCTTCGAGTCCGCGGACGTCCTGTACACGTTCTACGCGCCGCTGAAAGCCCACCCCGCGTTCTACGTCGGCGCCGCGCTGCTCGTCGTCGGGTCGTGGGTCGTCGGCGCGGTGTACTTCCTGACGTACCGCGACTGGCGCGCTGACAACCCCGACGCGCGCATCCCGCTCCAGACGTTCATGGTGTTGACCACGTTCATCATGTGGTACCTCTCCTCGGTCGGCGTCGCCGTCGAGGTCGTGGTGTTCCTGATCCCGTGGTCGCTGGGCTGGATCGGGCAGGTCGACCCGCTGCTGACGCGGTCGCTGTTCTGGTACTTCGGCCACCCGGTCGTCTACTTCTGGCTGCTGCCGGGCTACCTCGCGTGGTACACGCTGCTCCCGAAGTTCGCGGGCGGCCGGCTGTTCAGCGACCCGCTCGCGCGCGTCGTCTTCGTGCTGTTCGTGTTGCTGTCCACGCCGGTCGGCTTCCACCACCAGTACGTCGACCCCGGCATCGCGGACGGCTTCAAGTTCATCGCGATGACGAACACGATGATGCTGCTGTTGCCGTCGCTACTGACGGCGTTCACCGTCGTCGCGTCGCTCGAACACGGCGCTCGCCAGCGCGGCGGCGACGGCTACCTCGGGTGGCTGCGCGCGCTCCCCTGGGACAACCCCGCGTTCTCGGGGACGGCGCTCGCCGGCCTGATGTTCGCCGCCGGCGGGTTCTCCGGGATGATCAACGCCGGGATGAACATCAACTACCTCATCCACAACACCATCTGGGTGCCCGGGCACTTCCACCTCACCGTCGGCACCGCGTTCGCGCTCACCGCGATGGCGGTCAGCTACTGGCTGGTCCCCCAGCTCACGGGCAAGCGCCTCCGGCACCGCACGCTCGCGAGCGTCCAGCCGTACGTCTGGTTCGTCGGCATGACGCTGATGTCGAACGCGATGCACCGCGGCGGGCTCGCGGGGCTCCCGCGGCGGACCGCCGAACCGGTCGGTGACGCGGGCGCCGCCGCGTTCGACCCCGTGTTCGGCAGCATCGGCGAGATCCGGGTCCAGATCGCGGTCGGCGCGACGCTGCTGGTCGCCGCGCTCGCGATGTTCCTCGTGGTGATGCTCGGGACGTGGCTGTCGCGGCCGGGGGTCGCTCGCCTCTCCGTGAACGGCCACATCCCCGAGCCGCTGTCCGGCGCGTCGAACAGCCCGCGCGTGCTCGACAACCTCTGGCTGTGGACCGGCATCGCCGTCGTCCTCGTCGTGCTCGCGTACGGGCTGCCGCTGTGGAGCATGGTCGCGGACGGCGTGCTCCAGCCCGGCACGCCGCCGTTCCCCGTGTAG
- a CDS encoding HIT family protein → MSEDCIFCQIVDGEIPARVVYEDADVLAFLDANPLAPGHTLVIPKDHHETLDDVPPESGEMVFAALHSLTPIVEDVVDADASNVAFNNGEAAGQEVPHVHGHIIPRFDGDGGRPIHAIAGERPDLADDELDDIADDISAAAGE, encoded by the coding sequence ATGTCCGAAGACTGCATCTTCTGCCAGATCGTCGACGGAGAGATTCCCGCCCGCGTCGTCTACGAGGACGCCGACGTGCTCGCGTTCCTCGACGCGAACCCGCTCGCGCCCGGGCACACGCTCGTCATCCCGAAGGACCACCACGAGACCCTCGACGACGTGCCCCCGGAGAGCGGCGAGATGGTGTTCGCGGCGCTGCACTCCCTCACGCCCATCGTGGAGGACGTCGTGGACGCGGACGCCAGCAACGTCGCGTTCAACAACGGCGAGGCGGCCGGACAGGAGGTGCCGCACGTCCACGGACACATCATCCCGCGCTTCGACGGCGACGGCGGCCGCCCGATTCACGCCATCGCCGGCGAGCGCCCGGACCTCGCGGACGACGAACTCGACGACATCGCCGACGACATCTCCGCGGCTGCCGGAGAATAA
- a CDS encoding transcription initiation factor IIB family protein has product MSQSVTCPECSGAVRQRATERVCVECGLVVDEDRIDRGPEWRSFSEDDSNPERTGAPLTRARHDRGLSTEIGRSTRVKGRKRRRLKRMRRQHKRASIPSKADRNQVYGFTEIRRLVGKLDLPRSVRDQACALFDSAQNEGLLRGRSIEGFAAAAVYAVCRTNALSRTLGEVEDVARADEGELSAAYDAMNRELGLPTGPIDPRDYLPRYATELDLPQGVERAAREYVEEAESRNLVSGRNPSGVAAACLYTAACDRNVPLTQADAADVADVTPVTLRSTYVDLQD; this is encoded by the coding sequence ATGAGTCAGTCAGTGACCTGTCCCGAGTGCTCGGGTGCCGTCCGGCAGCGTGCGACCGAACGCGTCTGCGTGGAGTGCGGGCTCGTCGTCGACGAGGACCGCATCGACCGCGGCCCCGAGTGGCGCAGCTTCTCCGAGGACGACAGCAACCCCGAGCGGACGGGCGCGCCGCTCACGCGCGCCAGACACGACCGCGGACTCTCCACGGAGATCGGCCGCTCGACGCGCGTGAAGGGGCGCAAGCGCCGCCGTCTCAAGCGGATGCGCCGCCAGCACAAGCGCGCGTCCATCCCGTCGAAGGCCGACCGCAACCAGGTGTACGGCTTCACGGAGATCCGCCGGCTCGTCGGCAAGCTCGACCTGCCGCGCAGCGTCCGCGACCAGGCGTGTGCGCTGTTCGACTCCGCACAGAACGAGGGCCTGCTCCGCGGTCGCTCCATCGAAGGGTTCGCGGCCGCCGCCGTCTACGCGGTCTGTCGGACGAACGCGCTCTCGCGGACGCTCGGCGAGGTCGAGGACGTCGCCCGCGCGGACGAGGGCGAGCTCTCCGCCGCGTACGACGCCATGAACCGCGAACTCGGCCTGCCCACGGGTCCAATCGATCCCCGCGACTACCTCCCGCGGTACGCCACTGAACTCGACCTCCCCCAGGGCGTCGAGCGCGCCGCCCGCGAGTACGTCGAAGAGGCCGAGTCCCGGAACCTCGTCTCCGGACGCAACCCCAGCGGGGTCGCCGCCGCCTGCCTCTACACCGCGGCCTGCGACCGGAACGTCCCGCTCACGCAGGCCGACGCCGCCGACGTCGCGGACGTGACGCCGGTGACGCTGCGCTCGACGTACGTCGACCTCCAGGACTGA
- the ileS gene encoding isoleucine--tRNA ligase, whose amino-acid sequence MSRFADVPDQYDPDDVEDRVFDYWEAVDAYEQTKQHRADGEDFFFVDGPPYTSGAAHMGTTWNKTLKDAYIRYHRMQGYDVTDRPGYDMHGLPIETKVEEELGFESKKDIEEYGEQNFIDACKEFADRNLEGLQSDFQSFGVWMDWENPYKTVDPSYMESAWWAFDRVHERGLVERGKRSISQCPRCETAIANNEVEYEDVTDPSIYVAFDLDDREGSLVVWTTTPWTIPANEYVAVDEEMTYQKVRATRDGEEDVLYVAEECVEGVLTAGRYEDYEIEETLPGSRMLGWSYTPPLADEVPANPVDADGTHEVYHGDWVEGDRTGLVHSAPGHGEEDFERGEELGLPVFCPVGEDGVYTEEGGKYEGEFVRDANEAIIDDLSGKGALLAEEEVTHSYGHCWRCDTGIIQIVTDQWFITITDVKDELLENMEDSEWYPQWARDNRFRDFVEDAPDWNVSRQRYWGIPVPIWTPDSEATASNGSGEAADGWSGDMDDVLVVGTREELAELADQDVDPETVDLHKDTVDDLTITRDGTTYTRVPDVFDVWLDSSVASWGTLDYPEKQDDFEELWPADLIMEAHDQTRGWFWSQLGMATAAMGEVPYEQVLMHGYANMPDGRGMSKSKGITIEPNEVIEEYGADPMRLFLLSVSPQGQDMRFSWDETENMQRDLNILWNVFRFPRPYMEMDGFDANVPEAFGGDGSGVAVEDVSLETVDQWLLSTLQRVKADATSHWEEFEQHKALEEILEFVTGDLSRYYVQVVRERMWEEGDSESKTAAYATLQKALLEVTAMLAPYAPLVTDELYQHLTDGGAYDTVHMCDWPEVEERYRQPALEDDVATLRDIEEAGSHARQQAGRKLRWPVTRVVVDADDDRVASAVREHAELLCDRLNARRVEVVDEGEDWDELAFSARADMSVLGPAFGDDAGEVMQALNDAHVEVRGPDALAEQASEALGRDVELTPEMVEFVEEAPEHVAGADFEDGTVYVDTELDEDVESEGYAREVIRRVQEMRKDLDLAMDAEIRLDVAVFDDRVGRLVAEHEDLIAEETRARELGEVEDGYREEWDVEGTKLALEIEEL is encoded by the coding sequence ATGAGCCGATTCGCCGACGTCCCCGACCAGTACGACCCCGACGACGTGGAGGACCGGGTGTTCGACTACTGGGAGGCCGTCGACGCCTACGAGCAGACCAAACAGCACCGGGCCGACGGCGAGGACTTCTTCTTCGTGGACGGGCCGCCGTACACGTCCGGGGCCGCGCACATGGGGACGACGTGGAACAAGACCCTCAAAGACGCCTACATCCGCTACCACCGGATGCAGGGCTACGACGTCACGGACCGCCCGGGCTACGACATGCACGGGCTCCCCATCGAGACGAAAGTCGAGGAGGAGCTCGGCTTCGAGTCGAAGAAGGACATCGAGGAGTACGGCGAGCAGAACTTCATCGACGCCTGCAAGGAGTTCGCCGACCGCAACCTCGAGGGTCTGCAGTCGGACTTCCAGAGCTTCGGCGTCTGGATGGACTGGGAGAACCCGTACAAGACCGTCGACCCGTCGTACATGGAGTCGGCGTGGTGGGCGTTCGACCGCGTCCACGAGCGCGGACTCGTCGAGCGCGGGAAGCGCTCCATCAGCCAGTGCCCCCGTTGTGAGACCGCGATCGCGAACAACGAAGTCGAGTACGAGGACGTCACCGACCCCTCCATCTACGTGGCGTTCGACCTCGACGACCGCGAGGGGTCGCTGGTCGTGTGGACGACGACGCCGTGGACGATTCCCGCCAACGAGTACGTCGCCGTCGACGAAGAGATGACCTACCAGAAGGTGCGCGCGACCAGAGACGGCGAGGAGGACGTCCTCTACGTCGCCGAGGAGTGCGTCGAGGGCGTGCTGACGGCGGGCCGCTACGAGGACTACGAAATCGAGGAGACGCTCCCCGGCAGCCGGATGCTCGGCTGGTCGTACACGCCGCCGCTCGCCGACGAGGTGCCCGCGAACCCCGTGGACGCCGACGGCACCCACGAGGTCTACCACGGCGACTGGGTGGAGGGCGACCGCACGGGCCTCGTCCACTCCGCGCCCGGGCACGGCGAGGAGGACTTCGAGCGCGGCGAGGAACTCGGCCTGCCGGTGTTCTGTCCGGTCGGCGAGGACGGCGTCTACACCGAGGAAGGCGGCAAGTACGAGGGCGAGTTCGTCCGCGACGCCAACGAGGCCATCATCGACGACCTCTCCGGGAAGGGTGCGCTGCTCGCCGAGGAGGAGGTCACGCACTCCTACGGACACTGCTGGCGCTGCGACACGGGCATCATCCAGATCGTCACCGACCAGTGGTTCATCACCATCACCGACGTCAAAGACGAGCTCCTGGAGAACATGGAGGATTCGGAGTGGTACCCGCAGTGGGCCCGCGACAACCGCTTCCGGGACTTCGTGGAGGACGCGCCGGACTGGAACGTCAGCCGGCAGCGCTACTGGGGCATTCCGGTGCCCATCTGGACGCCCGATAGCGAGGCCACTGCCTCGAACGGGAGCGGCGAAGCCGCGGACGGCTGGAGCGGGGACATGGACGACGTGCTCGTCGTCGGCACCCGCGAGGAGCTCGCGGAGCTCGCCGACCAGGACGTCGACCCCGAGACCGTCGACCTCCACAAGGACACCGTCGACGACCTCACCATCACGCGGGACGGCACGACGTACACGCGCGTCCCGGACGTCTTCGACGTCTGGCTGGACTCCTCGGTGGCGTCGTGGGGCACCCTCGACTACCCCGAGAAGCAGGACGACTTCGAGGAGCTGTGGCCCGCCGACCTCATCATGGAGGCCCACGACCAGACTCGCGGCTGGTTCTGGTCCCAGCTCGGGATGGCGACCGCGGCGATGGGCGAGGTGCCCTACGAGCAGGTGCTCATGCACGGGTACGCGAACATGCCCGACGGCCGCGGGATGTCGAAGTCGAAGGGCATCACCATCGAGCCGAACGAGGTCATCGAGGAGTACGGCGCGGACCCGATGCGGCTGTTCCTGCTGTCGGTGAGCCCGCAGGGCCAGGACATGCGCTTCTCGTGGGACGAGACCGAGAACATGCAGCGGGACCTCAACATCCTCTGGAACGTGTTCCGCTTCCCGCGGCCGTACATGGAGATGGACGGCTTCGACGCCAACGTCCCCGAGGCGTTCGGCGGCGACGGGTCGGGCGTCGCCGTCGAGGACGTCTCGCTCGAAACGGTCGACCAGTGGCTGCTGTCGACGCTCCAGCGCGTCAAGGCCGACGCCACGAGCCACTGGGAGGAGTTCGAGCAGCACAAGGCACTCGAGGAGATCCTGGAGTTCGTCACGGGCGACCTCTCGCGGTACTACGTGCAGGTCGTCCGCGAGCGCATGTGGGAGGAGGGCGACTCCGAGTCGAAGACCGCAGCGTACGCCACGCTCCAGAAGGCGCTGCTGGAGGTGACCGCGATGCTGGCGCCGTACGCGCCGCTCGTCACCGACGAGCTCTACCAGCACCTCACTGACGGCGGCGCCTACGACACCGTCCACATGTGCGACTGGCCGGAGGTCGAGGAGCGCTACCGCCAGCCCGCGCTCGAAGACGACGTCGCGACGCTCCGCGACATCGAGGAGGCCGGCAGCCACGCCCGCCAGCAGGCCGGCCGGAAGCTCCGCTGGCCCGTGACGCGTGTCGTCGTGGACGCCGACGACGACCGCGTCGCGAGCGCGGTCCGCGAGCACGCCGAACTGCTGTGCGACCGCCTGAACGCGCGCCGCGTCGAGGTCGTCGACGAGGGCGAGGACTGGGACGAGCTCGCGTTCAGCGCGCGCGCCGACATGAGCGTCCTCGGCCCCGCGTTCGGCGACGACGCCGGCGAGGTCATGCAGGCGCTCAACGACGCCCACGTCGAGGTCCGCGGACCCGACGCGCTCGCCGAGCAGGCCAGTGAGGCGCTCGGCCGCGACGTCGAACTCACGCCGGAGATGGTGGAGTTCGTCGAGGAGGCTCCCGAACACGTCGCCGGCGCGGACTTCGAGGACGGTACTGTGTACGTCGACACCGAACTCGACGAGGATGTCGAGAGCGAGGGGTACGCCCGCGAGGTCATCCGCCGCGTCCAGGAGATGCGCAAGGACCTCGACCTCGCGATGGACGCCGAGATCCGGCTCGACGTCGCCGTCTTCGACGACCGCGTCGGCCGCCTCGTCGCCGAGCACGAGGACCTCATCGCCGAGGAGACCCGCGCCCGCGAGCTCGGCGAAGTCGAGGACGGCTACCGCGAGGAGTGGGACGTCGAAGGCACGAAGCTCGCGCTCGAAATCGAGGAGCTGTAG